A window of the Hordeum vulgare subsp. vulgare chromosome 5H, MorexV3_pseudomolecules_assembly, whole genome shotgun sequence genome harbors these coding sequences:
- the LOC123397726 gene encoding uncharacterized protein LOC123397726, protein MHPHPAPVYPHPLLALCPNPIGCHRVSSRTSLSSLSPSLPSSYSSRRLVLLVGVPATSSREPPEHQTKQQRHHAKHQQRHGAHGPRRSSSEVNLLREHRLRRPVAPHHRSPPSLSLISPGACHPSPPCRRTSPLSGMGRSPPDPALAPIYDPDLVDSRRRAAVPNTGALLFPVVSILILI, encoded by the exons ATGCACCCGCATCCAGCGCCGGTCTACCCGCATCCGCTCCTTGCCCTGTGCCCGAATCCGATAGGATGTCACCGCGTCTCGTCACGCACCTCTCTGAGTTCCTTGTCCCCAAGCCTTCCTAGTTCCTACTCTAGCCGCCGCCTCGTGCTGCTCGTCGGAGTACCAGCAACGTCAAGCAGAGAGCCGCCGGAGCACCAGACCAAGCAGCAGCGCCACCACGCCAA GCACCAGCAGCGCCATGGTGCACATGGACCTCGCCGCTCTTCCAGCGAGGTCAACTTGCTGCGTGAGCACCGGCTCCGCAGGCCTGTCGCGCCCCATCACCGCtctcctccttccctctctctTATCTCTCCCGGAGCTTGTCATCCATCGCCCCCATGCCGTCGTACCTCGCCGCTGTCGGGAATGGGACGTTCGCCCCCAGATCCAGCCTTGGCGCCCATCTATGACCCCGACCTTGTGGACTCCCGTCGCCGCGCTGCGGTCCCAAACACCGGCGCCCTCTTGTTTCCCGTCGTGAGCATCTTAATTCTAATATGA